In Tsuneonella dongtanensis, a single window of DNA contains:
- a CDS encoding M20 metallopeptidase family protein: protein MLHPDLLDSARAISDRIVTLRRAIHAEPELGLQTPKTMAKVRAALAHLPLEWREGGATTGAVATLKGSKPGLRVLLRGDMDALPMPEETGLDFASTIPGRMHACGHDTHTAMLAGAAEVLCARRDEIAGEVQFMFQPGEEGYHGARHMLDDGLIDPLPDAAFALHIMPNARHGAVAGRAGPLMAAADQFDIVVEGRGGHASMPHDTLDPVPAACAVVSAIQAMVTRRFNAADAVVVTVTMIEAGTAHNVIPDRVSLRGTIRTLSARDRETVHALVEETAKGVASGYGLSARVSIERGFPVTVCDERAVALGSAVTGELFGEAAWTPMPNPIMGAEDFSYLLEKVPGAMFFLGVAHEGDDWRSCCSIHSTRMVVDESVMPRGTALLAGCAMRFLERGFD from the coding sequence ATGCTGCACCCCGACCTGCTCGATTCGGCGCGCGCGATCTCGGATCGGATCGTGACCCTGCGCCGCGCCATCCACGCCGAACCCGAACTCGGCCTCCAGACCCCCAAGACCATGGCGAAGGTCCGCGCGGCCCTTGCGCACCTTCCGCTCGAGTGGCGCGAAGGCGGGGCGACGACCGGCGCGGTCGCGACGCTGAAAGGCAGCAAGCCCGGGCTGAGAGTGCTGCTCCGCGGCGACATGGATGCGCTGCCGATGCCCGAGGAGACGGGGCTGGATTTCGCCTCGACAATCCCCGGTCGGATGCATGCCTGCGGGCACGACACCCACACCGCGATGCTCGCGGGCGCTGCAGAGGTTCTGTGCGCGCGGCGCGACGAAATCGCCGGCGAGGTCCAGTTCATGTTCCAGCCTGGTGAGGAAGGATACCACGGTGCGCGGCACATGCTCGACGACGGGCTGATCGATCCCTTGCCCGATGCTGCCTTCGCACTGCACATCATGCCCAATGCGCGTCACGGCGCGGTAGCGGGGCGGGCCGGCCCGCTGATGGCGGCGGCCGACCAGTTCGATATCGTGGTCGAGGGGCGCGGAGGTCATGCGTCGATGCCGCACGACACGCTCGACCCCGTTCCCGCTGCCTGCGCGGTCGTTTCGGCGATCCAGGCCATGGTCACCCGCCGTTTCAACGCCGCGGACGCGGTGGTGGTCACCGTGACGATGATCGAGGCGGGGACAGCGCACAACGTTATCCCGGACCGCGTGTCTTTGCGCGGCACGATCCGAACGCTGTCGGCGCGCGATCGCGAAACGGTGCATGCGCTGGTCGAGGAAACCGCAAAGGGCGTTGCTTCCGGTTACGGCCTGTCGGCACGCGTCTCGATCGAGCGGGGATTCCCCGTCACCGTATGCGATGAGCGTGCAGTCGCGCTGGGTAGCGCGGTGACCGGCGAGCTTTTCGGCGAGGCGGCGTGGACCCCGATGCCGAACCCCATCATGGGTGCGGAAGACTTTTCCTACCTGCTCGAAAAGGTCCCGGGGGCGATGTTCTTCCTCGGCGTGGCGCACGAAGGCGACGACTGGCGGTCGTGCTGCTCGATCCATTCGACCCGCATGGTGGTCGACGAAAGCGTGATGCCGCGCGGGACCGCCCTCCTCGCCGGGTGCGCGATGCGCTTCCTCGAGCGCGGGTTCGACTGA
- the dcd gene encoding dCTP deaminase, producing MAILSDKWIRNEARHAGMIEPFVEHQKREGCISYGLSSYGYDARVADEFKIFTNVHSAVVDPKNFSEQSFVDVKTDVCVIPPNSFALARTVEYFRVPRDVLVICLGKSTYARCGIIVNVTPLEPEWEGHVTLEFSNTTPLPAKIYANEGACQFLFLKGDQPCETSYADRSGKYMGQRGVTLPKL from the coding sequence ATGGCGATTCTCTCCGACAAATGGATCCGTAACGAGGCCCGGCACGCCGGGATGATCGAGCCCTTCGTCGAGCACCAGAAGCGCGAGGGCTGCATATCGTACGGGCTGTCGAGCTATGGCTACGACGCGCGCGTGGCGGACGAGTTCAAGATATTCACCAACGTGCACTCGGCAGTCGTCGACCCGAAGAATTTCTCCGAGCAGAGCTTCGTCGACGTGAAGACCGACGTCTGCGTCATCCCGCCCAACAGCTTCGCACTGGCCCGCACCGTCGAATACTTCCGCGTGCCGCGCGATGTCCTGGTGATCTGCCTCGGCAAGAGCACGTACGCGCGTTGCGGGATCATCGTGAACGTGACCCCGCTCGAGCCCGAATGGGAGGGCCACGTGACGCTCGAATTCTCGAACACCACTCCGTTGCCGGCAAAAATCTACGCCAACGAAGGCGCGTGCCAGTTTCTCTTCCTCAAGGGCGACCAGCCGTGCGAGACGAGCTACGCCGACCGCTCGGGCAAATACATGGGCCAGCGCGGAGTGACACTCCCCAAGCTCTAG
- a CDS encoding diacylglycerol/lipid kinase family protein has protein sequence MGLPNASIHLAPAAEGQAVVGVVFNPRSHRNAKLHERLAALPGVHVATPEKRADLRPALEEFRAKGVQCIAISGGDGTVRDVLTAGLPLFGDEWPALAVLPAGKTNALNVDLGAPKHWTVSGVIDALSSGRRVIRRPLVVRDLEGSGELAGFVFGAGVFTTAIAAGQDAHRLGAFDSLAVAATAGWGVIQALFGTDRNVWRRGVEMAIRTGGARTDLPRTRWGDPARRMFVLAATLERFPAGAKPFAALEGLKLVVLDHPRRRVLATIPGIAAGWDSEWLASNGVHRCATDRIEINLADRFILDGEAFPAGHYEIVPGPALSFVVP, from the coding sequence ATGGGCCTGCCAAACGCCTCGATCCATCTTGCTCCCGCGGCCGAGGGCCAAGCGGTGGTCGGCGTGGTGTTCAACCCGCGCAGCCATCGCAACGCGAAGCTGCACGAGCGGCTTGCCGCACTGCCCGGAGTGCATGTCGCAACTCCGGAAAAGCGCGCCGACCTTCGCCCCGCGCTCGAGGAGTTTCGCGCCAAGGGCGTTCAATGCATCGCGATCAGCGGCGGGGACGGGACCGTGCGCGACGTCCTGACCGCCGGGTTGCCGCTGTTCGGCGACGAATGGCCGGCGCTTGCCGTACTGCCGGCGGGCAAGACGAACGCTCTCAACGTCGATCTCGGCGCACCCAAGCACTGGACCGTCTCCGGGGTGATCGACGCGCTTTCCTCAGGCCGCCGCGTGATCCGCCGCCCGCTGGTTGTCCGCGATCTCGAGGGAAGCGGCGAGCTGGCTGGGTTCGTTTTCGGGGCAGGCGTTTTCACCACTGCCATCGCCGCGGGCCAGGACGCGCACCGGCTGGGTGCGTTCGACAGTCTCGCGGTCGCCGCCACGGCAGGTTGGGGCGTGATCCAGGCGCTGTTCGGAACCGACCGGAACGTCTGGCGTCGCGGCGTCGAGATGGCGATCCGCACGGGTGGCGCCCGGACGGATCTCCCCCGCACCCGGTGGGGCGATCCGGCACGACGGATGTTCGTGCTCGCCGCCACTCTCGAACGCTTTCCTGCCGGTGCGAAGCCGTTCGCCGCGCTCGAAGGACTCAAGCTGGTCGTCCTCGACCATCCGCGACGCCGGGTCCTTGCGACCATCCCGGGGATCGCGGCAGGATGGGACAGCGAATGGCTGGCATCGAACGGGGTGCACCGCTGTGCGACCGACCGCATCGAGATCAACCTCGCCGATCGCTTCATTCTCGATGGAGAGGCTTTTCCGGCAGGGCATTACGAGATCGTGCCCGGACCGGCGCTGTCGTTCGTCGTGCCGTGA
- a CDS encoding long-chain-fatty-acid--CoA ligase, translating into MEFEDKSRVLGEALAQWAATMPHEIALRHGDATIDWETYDRHVTQIANGLAAMGLKKGDRVAYLGKNGARACELAMACARAGMIIVPVIWRLAPAEIEYILKDCDASALFVEPQFEAQPFDGPRTIMDDRFDQWRDSQADTAVTTPVDRGDVFLMLYTSGTTGMPKGVMLTHRNATVLRPIVQETGLGWFTSEPGDALIHAMPFGHIAGIGSVTGALNAGQHLIIHTEFDPALIIRDIQRYNAKQAFLVPAALAMMLDHPDAKDADFSNLQGMGYGASPIPLDLLKRGVERLQCDFAQMYGMTETYGTVVCLGPEDHGPGKERVMRAAGKALPSVGLRILDEEGNALPPGAIGEVAINSPTNMAGYWNKPDETARVLSADNWLRTGDAGILDEDGYLFIQDRIKDMIISGGENVYPAEVESALYGHPDIADVAVIGVPDERWGEAVKAVVVRRPGATLDADGVVSWAREKIAGFKCPKTVDFVDFLPRNPSGKILRRELRAPYWEGRERQVN; encoded by the coding sequence ATGGAGTTCGAAGACAAGTCGCGCGTTCTGGGCGAAGCGCTTGCGCAATGGGCCGCCACGATGCCCCACGAGATCGCGCTTCGCCACGGGGACGCAACGATCGACTGGGAAACCTACGACCGGCATGTAACCCAGATCGCCAATGGTCTTGCGGCCATGGGCCTCAAGAAAGGCGACCGCGTCGCCTACCTCGGCAAGAACGGCGCGCGCGCCTGCGAACTGGCGATGGCTTGCGCGCGGGCGGGAATGATCATCGTGCCGGTCATCTGGCGGCTCGCGCCCGCCGAGATCGAGTACATCCTCAAGGATTGCGACGCGTCGGCGCTCTTCGTGGAGCCCCAGTTCGAGGCGCAGCCCTTCGATGGACCGCGCACGATAATGGACGATCGCTTCGATCAGTGGCGCGATTCTCAAGCTGACACGGCTGTGACCACCCCGGTCGACCGGGGCGACGTCTTCCTGATGCTCTACACTTCGGGAACGACGGGCATGCCGAAGGGCGTCATGCTGACCCATCGCAATGCCACAGTGCTGCGACCGATCGTGCAGGAAACCGGCCTTGGCTGGTTCACCTCCGAACCCGGCGACGCACTGATCCATGCGATGCCCTTCGGCCACATCGCGGGAATCGGATCGGTGACGGGCGCGCTCAATGCGGGCCAGCACCTCATCATACACACCGAGTTCGATCCCGCACTGATCATCCGCGACATCCAGCGTTACAACGCCAAGCAGGCGTTTCTCGTGCCGGCCGCGCTCGCGATGATGCTCGACCATCCCGATGCCAAGGACGCCGATTTTTCCAACCTCCAAGGGATGGGCTACGGCGCCAGCCCGATCCCGCTCGATTTGCTTAAGCGCGGGGTCGAGCGGCTCCAGTGCGATTTCGCGCAGATGTACGGGATGACCGAAACATACGGCACCGTCGTGTGTCTGGGGCCGGAAGACCATGGCCCGGGCAAGGAACGTGTGATGCGCGCCGCGGGCAAGGCCCTGCCTTCGGTCGGCCTGCGTATCCTCGACGAAGAAGGCAACGCGCTGCCGCCCGGCGCGATTGGCGAGGTGGCAATCAACAGTCCGACCAACATGGCAGGATACTGGAACAAGCCCGACGAGACCGCGCGCGTACTGTCGGCCGACAACTGGCTGCGCACCGGCGATGCGGGGATCCTCGACGAGGACGGCTATCTGTTCATCCAGGACCGGATCAAGGACATGATCATTTCCGGCGGTGAGAACGTCTACCCCGCCGAGGTCGAGAGTGCGCTCTACGGGCATCCGGACATTGCCGACGTCGCGGTGATCGGCGTGCCAGACGAACGCTGGGGAGAGGCGGTGAAGGCGGTCGTCGTGCGGCGCCCCGGTGCAACGCTCGACGCGGACGGCGTCGTATCCTGGGCGCGCGAGAAGATCGCCGGCTTCAAGTGCCCCAAGACGGTCGACTTCGTCGACTTCCTGCCGCGCAATCCGTCGGGCAAGATCCTTCGCCGCGAACTGCGCGCGCCGTACTGGGAAGGGCGCGAGCGGCAGGTGAATTGA
- a CDS encoding TetR/AcrR family transcriptional regulator codes for MRGRVATVPASQPSPASPGKEPRTARGKATMRRLLDAAAHEFGELGFHAASISGITRRAGTALGSFYTYFNSKEAIFSALVTDMSRSVAEAAAAAMGADSTGVDREREALSAFLRFARDHKEIYRIIDEAEFADPVSYRAHYEGTARRIAARLDAGVETGQIARGDNEVRAWAIMGANVFLGLRFGVWDDSRPVADIADVVAAILREGIAPR; via the coding sequence ATGCGTGGCCGCGTGGCAACAGTTCCCGCCTCTCAGCCAAGCCCTGCCAGTCCGGGCAAGGAGCCGCGTACTGCTCGGGGCAAGGCCACGATGCGGCGCCTGCTGGATGCAGCAGCCCATGAGTTCGGAGAGCTGGGTTTCCATGCGGCTTCGATCAGCGGGATCACCCGCCGCGCCGGGACCGCGCTCGGCAGCTTCTATACCTACTTCAACAGCAAGGAAGCGATCTTCTCGGCGCTGGTGACCGACATGAGCCGGTCGGTCGCGGAAGCCGCCGCGGCGGCCATGGGTGCCGATTCGACCGGCGTCGACCGCGAGCGGGAAGCGCTTTCGGCCTTTCTCCGGTTCGCCCGCGATCACAAGGAAATCTACCGGATCATCGACGAAGCGGAATTCGCCGATCCCGTAAGCTATCGCGCCCACTACGAAGGTACCGCGCGCCGCATAGCGGCCCGCTTGGACGCAGGGGTCGAGACCGGCCAGATCGCCCGCGGCGACAACGAGGTTCGCGCCTGGGCGATCATGGGGGCGAACGTCTTCCTCGGCTTGCGCTTCGGCGTATGGGACGACAGCCGCCCGGTGGCCGATATCGCCGACGTGGTGGCCGCTATCCTGCGCGAGGGTATCGCGCCCCGCTAA
- the putA gene encoding bifunctional proline dehydrogenase/L-glutamate gamma-semialdehyde dehydrogenase PutA gives MPIPTALDRHALRLAYRMEEEACAAERVRMAAPAQSVHGEAARIAARLIEGARARKASGLDAFLQTYGLDTEEGIALMCLAEALLRVPDAATADALIKDKIGHIDWGEHLGESSSTFVNAATFSLMLTGEVLDPPEAHQRGAGAALKRAIGRMGEPVIRKATLQAMRILGGQFVFGRTIEEALKRAAPERARGLQHSFDMLGEAAMTFADAERYRASYEAAIARLARETGRGWEQSPGISVKLSALYPRYDFLHANAAKAALVPMLKDLAGKARDGGMHFTIDAEEAERLELSMDIIEALVADDELFTGGWSGFGLAVQAYQKRAVHMCDWVAKLGRRHNRRLFVRLVKGAYWDSEIKLSQVGGYSDYPVFTRKVATDVSYLACAAKLFEAADVIHPAFATHNAYTIGAIKALSGGRAFEFQRLHGMGEDVYEELARQEGNAQTPVRIYAPVGGHKDLLAYLVRRLLENGANSSFVNRMADADVPVEELSTDPVAELAAIEPKRNPAIPLPGAIFGNRANSAGVDLADPLVREPLLAELAGLEARKWEAAPTFPGAQAGEIAPITSPQDLSHEVGTRRDATAAEVADAIARAEAIQPGWNALGGAKRALLLEAAADAFEAHTAKFISLCQREAGKTLVDGVLEVREAVDFLRFYAGEARRLFAAPIPLPGPTGEENRLSLAGRGVFATISPWNFPLAIFIGPAAAALAAGNTVVAKPAEQTPLIAALAVKLCHEAGIPPEVLQLLPGAGEVGQLITSDPRIAGVAFTGSTATAQAINRSLAAREGPIATLVAETGGQNAMIVDSSALPEQVTRDVVASAFQSAGQRCSALRVLYLQDDVADDMLRMIKGAFEALGIGDPARLATDVGPVIDEDARQALERHVARRKKEGMPVWRRALPKGAGAGCFVAPTIIEIGSIADLKRESFGPVLHVARFRADELERVIADINATGYGLTLGLHSRIAETRRTVERLARVGNLYVNRNQIGAVVESQPFGGEGMSGTGPKAGGPHYVLRFATERVVCIDTTAAGGNASLLAS, from the coding sequence ATGCCGATCCCCACCGCGCTCGACCGCCACGCCCTTCGCCTCGCCTACCGCATGGAGGAGGAAGCCTGCGCTGCCGAGCGCGTGCGCATGGCGGCGCCGGCGCAGTCGGTGCACGGCGAGGCCGCGCGCATTGCTGCCAGGCTTATCGAGGGAGCCCGGGCGCGCAAGGCCAGCGGGCTCGACGCTTTCCTCCAGACTTATGGGCTCGACACCGAGGAGGGCATTGCCCTTATGTGCCTCGCCGAGGCGCTCCTGCGCGTGCCCGACGCGGCGACCGCCGACGCGCTGATCAAGGACAAGATCGGCCACATCGACTGGGGTGAGCACCTGGGCGAATCGAGTTCGACTTTCGTCAACGCGGCTACGTTCTCGCTGATGCTCACCGGCGAGGTGCTCGATCCGCCCGAGGCACACCAGCGCGGGGCGGGGGCCGCTCTCAAGCGCGCGATCGGGCGCATGGGCGAGCCGGTCATCCGCAAGGCGACGCTTCAGGCCATGCGCATTCTCGGCGGCCAGTTCGTATTCGGGCGCACCATCGAGGAGGCGCTCAAGCGCGCCGCCCCCGAACGCGCCCGGGGCCTCCAGCACAGCTTCGACATGCTCGGCGAGGCGGCGATGACCTTCGCGGATGCCGAACGCTACCGCGCCAGCTACGAAGCAGCGATTGCGCGCCTTGCGCGGGAGACAGGGCGCGGATGGGAGCAATCGCCGGGCATTTCGGTCAAGCTCTCGGCGCTCTACCCGCGCTACGATTTCCTCCATGCCAATGCGGCAAAGGCGGCGCTGGTGCCGATGCTCAAGGACCTCGCCGGCAAGGCCCGCGACGGGGGCATGCACTTCACGATCGACGCCGAAGAGGCCGAGCGGCTGGAGCTCTCGATGGACATCATCGAAGCCCTCGTCGCCGACGACGAGCTCTTCACGGGTGGCTGGAGCGGTTTCGGGCTTGCGGTGCAGGCCTATCAGAAGCGCGCCGTGCACATGTGCGACTGGGTCGCGAAACTTGGCCGGCGGCACAATCGCCGTTTGTTCGTGCGGCTCGTCAAGGGAGCCTACTGGGACAGCGAGATCAAGCTGAGCCAGGTGGGCGGCTATTCTGACTATCCCGTTTTCACGCGCAAGGTGGCGACCGACGTGAGCTACCTTGCTTGCGCGGCGAAACTGTTCGAGGCGGCGGACGTAATCCACCCGGCATTCGCCACCCACAACGCCTATACCATCGGCGCGATCAAGGCGCTGTCCGGTGGAAGGGCCTTCGAATTCCAGCGCCTCCACGGAATGGGTGAGGACGTCTACGAGGAACTGGCGCGGCAGGAAGGCAATGCGCAGACCCCGGTGCGGATCTACGCACCGGTTGGGGGACACAAGGACCTGCTCGCCTACCTCGTCCGCCGCCTGCTGGAGAACGGGGCCAATTCGAGTTTCGTGAACCGCATGGCGGATGCCGACGTGCCGGTGGAAGAGTTGTCCACCGACCCGGTGGCCGAGCTCGCCGCGATCGAACCGAAGCGCAACCCGGCAATCCCGCTACCGGGCGCGATATTCGGCAACCGCGCGAACAGCGCCGGGGTCGATCTTGCCGATCCGCTAGTGCGCGAGCCACTACTGGCAGAGCTCGCGGGACTGGAGGCTCGCAAGTGGGAGGCCGCGCCGACCTTCCCGGGCGCGCAAGCGGGCGAAATCGCACCAATCACGTCGCCGCAGGACCTCTCGCACGAGGTCGGTACGCGGCGCGACGCCACCGCTGCCGAGGTGGCCGATGCCATCGCGCGGGCCGAGGCGATCCAGCCCGGCTGGAACGCGCTCGGTGGCGCAAAACGCGCGTTGCTTCTCGAGGCGGCGGCGGATGCGTTCGAAGCGCACACGGCCAAATTCATCAGTCTCTGCCAGCGCGAAGCTGGCAAGACACTGGTAGACGGCGTCCTCGAGGTCCGCGAGGCAGTCGATTTCCTGCGGTTCTATGCGGGCGAGGCGCGGCGGCTGTTCGCGGCCCCGATTCCGCTGCCCGGCCCCACGGGCGAGGAGAACCGCCTGAGCCTTGCCGGGCGCGGGGTCTTCGCGACGATCAGTCCGTGGAATTTCCCGCTCGCCATTTTCATCGGTCCCGCCGCCGCCGCGCTCGCCGCGGGCAATACGGTGGTTGCCAAGCCCGCCGAACAGACCCCGCTGATCGCTGCGCTGGCGGTGAAGCTGTGTCATGAGGCCGGTATCCCGCCCGAGGTGCTGCAACTGCTCCCCGGCGCCGGCGAGGTCGGCCAGCTGATCACATCCGATCCGCGCATCGCCGGGGTCGCCTTCACCGGCTCGACCGCGACTGCGCAGGCGATCAATCGCAGCCTCGCCGCACGCGAAGGCCCGATCGCTACCCTCGTTGCCGAAACCGGCGGCCAGAATGCGATGATCGTCGATAGTTCGGCCCTGCCCGAACAGGTCACGCGGGACGTGGTTGCGAGCGCCTTCCAGAGCGCCGGCCAGCGATGCAGCGCGCTGCGCGTGCTGTACCTGCAGGACGACGTCGCGGATGACATGCTGCGGATGATCAAGGGCGCATTCGAAGCGCTCGGGATCGGCGACCCGGCGCGGCTTGCCACCGATGTCGGCCCGGTGATCGACGAAGACGCGCGCCAGGCGCTCGAGCGGCATGTCGCGCGGCGCAAGAAGGAAGGGATGCCGGTCTGGCGGCGCGCGCTGCCCAAGGGCGCTGGCGCCGGGTGCTTCGTTGCGCCGACGATCATCGAGATCGGCTCTATCGCCGACCTGAAACGCGAGAGCTTCGGTCCGGTACTGCATGTCGCACGGTTCCGAGCGGATGAGCTCGAGCGGGTCATCGCGGACATCAACGCCACCGGATACGGCCTGACGCTGGGACTTCACAGTCGCATCGCCGAGACGCGGCGCACGGTCGAGCGGCTGGCCAGGGTCGGCAACCTCTACGTCAACCGCAACCAAATCGGCGCGGTCGTCGAAAGCCAGCCGTTCGGCGGAGAGGGCATGTCGGGTACCGGCCCCAAGGCCGGTGGCCCGCACTACGTCCTGCGTTTCGCAACCGAGCGCGTGGTGTGCATCGATACGACCGCGGCGGGCGGAAACGCGAGCCTGCTGGCGAGTTAG
- a CDS encoding TonB-dependent receptor, which translates to MSRMSVSAVALGFASTLAIGAYAAPVSAQDQAADPAAEEANDGEIIVTARRREERLQDVPIAVTAISGAALEAVGAIDITDVQNQAPNVTLENSRGTNSTLTAFIRGVGQQDPVSGFEAGVGIYLDDVYLNRPQAGVLDIYDVERVEVLRGPQGTLYGRNTIGGAVKYVTKRLPQDFALKVRASYGTYDQADLVVTASTPLNDLIRVGVSGARLSRGGFGDNLTLAGVENYNKDVWAGRASLEIGGYGEPVLIRISGDYTRDQSDPRNGHRLIPGLLSGAPVLDDVFDTRAGLASPEQDVEAYGVAMNVSVDLGDAFTLRSISAWRRDTSSTPIDFDSLPAVDVDVPALYRNEQTSQEFQVLYDSGPLSGLVGFYYLGAKSRTDFDVILATTGTLLSLPGLNAFTSGDVRTSTWSVFGDFTFDLSDQLSLSAGGRYTSDIRRSRILRQTKIGGASPLFGGTAVPIATVTDFRGRAKFTDFNPRASVSFKPTPDHMVYASYAQGFKGGSFDPRGDARIAPDTDRNGVRSYQEIYDFFLFDPETVDSYEIGYKGTFMGGNGRVALTGFYGDYTDVQIPGSVGVDANGDGVFESFAGVTTNAGKARFKGVELETYLRFAQGFAGSGSSLNFTGSLGYIDGEYLEFILNGVDVSDLRRIQNTPKWTAAGTLGASVPVASGDLSLSSTVSYRSATNQFETPSPFLDQPGYALLDASIVWTAPDDRFSLGVHGKNLTDKQYITSGYQFGTVAANGTFTPTLGREGIATAFYGNPRQVFVTGTVKF; encoded by the coding sequence ATGAGCCGCATGTCCGTCAGTGCCGTCGCCCTTGGCTTTGCCAGTACCCTTGCGATCGGAGCATATGCCGCTCCCGTCTCGGCGCAGGACCAGGCAGCCGATCCGGCTGCGGAAGAGGCGAACGACGGCGAGATCATCGTCACTGCTCGCCGGCGCGAGGAGCGGCTGCAGGACGTGCCGATCGCGGTTACGGCCATTTCGGGCGCTGCGCTCGAAGCGGTCGGCGCGATCGACATTACCGACGTGCAGAACCAGGCGCCCAACGTGACGCTAGAGAACTCCCGCGGCACCAATTCCACGCTGACCGCGTTCATCCGCGGCGTGGGCCAGCAAGACCCGGTCTCGGGCTTCGAGGCCGGGGTCGGCATTTATCTCGACGACGTCTATCTCAACCGCCCGCAGGCGGGTGTGCTCGACATCTACGACGTCGAGCGGGTCGAGGTGCTTCGCGGCCCGCAGGGCACGCTTTACGGCCGCAACACGATCGGCGGCGCCGTCAAGTACGTCACCAAGCGGCTGCCGCAGGATTTCGCCCTCAAGGTGCGCGCTTCCTACGGGACATACGACCAGGCCGACCTCGTGGTCACCGCCAGCACTCCGCTGAACGACCTGATCCGCGTCGGTGTCTCGGGGGCCCGGCTTTCGCGCGGGGGGTTCGGCGACAACCTCACCCTTGCCGGGGTGGAGAACTACAACAAGGACGTCTGGGCCGGACGCGCGAGCCTGGAAATCGGCGGCTATGGCGAACCGGTCCTGATCCGTATCTCGGGCGACTATACCCGCGACCAGTCGGACCCGCGCAACGGCCACCGGCTGATCCCCGGCCTGCTCTCGGGCGCTCCGGTGCTCGACGACGTCTTTGACACGCGCGCCGGCCTTGCGAGCCCGGAGCAGGACGTCGAAGCCTATGGCGTGGCAATGAATGTCTCGGTGGACCTGGGCGATGCCTTCACGCTTCGCTCAATCAGCGCGTGGCGCCGGGACACCAGTTCGACACCCATCGATTTCGATAGTCTGCCCGCCGTCGACGTGGACGTGCCCGCGCTCTACCGAAACGAGCAAACGAGCCAGGAATTCCAGGTTCTTTACGATAGCGGACCGCTCAGCGGCCTCGTCGGGTTCTATTACCTCGGCGCCAAGTCGCGGACCGATTTCGACGTGATCCTGGCCACGACCGGAACGCTGCTCAGCCTGCCGGGCCTCAATGCGTTCACGTCGGGCGACGTGCGCACCAGCACCTGGTCGGTCTTCGGTGACTTCACCTTCGACCTGAGCGACCAGCTTAGCCTGTCGGCGGGCGGTCGCTACACCAGCGACATCCGCCGCTCCAGGATCCTGCGCCAGACGAAGATCGGCGGAGCCTCGCCGCTGTTCGGTGGCACTGCGGTTCCAATCGCCACGGTCACCGACTTCCGCGGCCGTGCCAAGTTCACCGATTTCAATCCGCGCGCCTCGGTCAGCTTCAAGCCGACGCCCGATCACATGGTCTATGCGTCCTACGCGCAAGGGTTCAAGGGCGGCAGCTTCGACCCGCGGGGCGATGCGCGCATCGCTCCGGACACTGACCGCAACGGCGTGCGCAGCTACCAGGAAATCTACGACTTCTTCCTGTTCGACCCCGAAACGGTCGACAGTTACGAAATCGGCTACAAGGGCACCTTCATGGGCGGGAACGGCCGTGTCGCCCTGACCGGCTTCTACGGCGATTACACCGACGTGCAGATACCCGGTTCGGTCGGTGTCGATGCCAACGGCGACGGCGTGTTCGAGAGCTTCGCAGGCGTCACCACCAACGCGGGCAAGGCGCGCTTCAAGGGGGTCGAACTGGAAACCTACCTGCGTTTCGCGCAAGGGTTCGCCGGGTCCGGTTCCTCGCTCAACTTCACCGGCTCGCTCGGCTACATCGACGGCGAGTACCTCGAGTTTATTCTCAACGGGGTGGACGTAAGCGACCTGCGCCGCATCCAGAACACGCCGAAATGGACCGCCGCAGGAACTCTCGGTGCAAGCGTCCCGGTGGCGAGCGGCGATCTGTCGCTGTCCTCGACGGTCAGTTACCGCAGCGCGACCAACCAGTTCGAGACGCCGAGCCCGTTCCTCGACCAGCCGGGCTATGCTCTGCTCGATGCCTCGATCGTGTGGACGGCTCCCGACGACAGGTTCAGCCTGGGCGTGCACGGCAAGAACCTCACCGATAAGCAGTACATCACCTCGGGCTACCAGTTCGGGACCGTAGCGGCGAACGGCACCTTCACGCCGACGCTCGGCCGCGAAGGCATCGCCACCGCGTTCTACGGCAACCCCCGCCAGGTCTTCGTGACGGGCACGGTCAAGTTCTAG